Part of the Sporosarcina sp. FSL K6-2383 genome is shown below.
TCAACTGATGTTTTATACGACGGATGGAATTTTAGGAACACCGATTAGCGTATCTGCGACATTCATATTTGTGTTCTTGTTATTCGGAGCATTCTTGGTCAAGACAGGTGTTGGGGCTTATTTCAATGACCTTGCAGTGGTGTTGGCGGGTCGTTTAGTGGGGGGACCTGCAAAGGTCGCTATTTTCTCAAGTGCTTTACAAGGTACAATTTCGGGAAGTTCGGTAGCCAACGTTGTAGGCTCGGGCTCTTATACCATTCCAATGATGAAAAAACTAGGTTATCGAAAAGAATTTGCAGGCGGTGTTGAAGCAGCCGCTTCAACGGGTGGTCAAATTATGCCACCAATTATGGGGGCAGCCGCATTCCTGATGGTTGAATTTATAGGTGGCGTTACGTACTGGCAAATCGCCAAAGCTGCTGCGATTCCAGCTCTTCTTTATTTCACAGGTGTTTGGATCATGACACATTTTGAAGCGAAGCGCGTAGGTTTACAAGGAATGGCTGAAGATCAGATTCCTGATCGAAAAGAAACATTAAAGAAAATTTACTTGCTGTTACCGATTATTGGGATTATTGTATTCCTATTAGCCGGTATTGCAACAATGAAAGCCGCTCTTCTCGGAATTGTTTTAACAATTGTCGTGAGTGCGTTCGACAAGTCTACACGTCTTGGATTGAAGGATATGATTCATGCACTCGTTGATGGTGCACGTACGGCACTTGCCGTTGCAGCAGCAACAGCTTGTGCAGGGATTATAGTAGGGGTTGTTGTAAAGACTGGACTCGGTTTAAGTCTTGCGACAGGACTTATTTCAGCCGCGGGAGGAAACATTTTCCTTACGCTATTCTTTACGATGCTCGCAGCTATCGTATTAGGAATGGGTTCTCCTACTACAGCAAACTATGTCATAACATCGACAATCGCGGCTCCAGCGATTATTACGCTATTGATGCTAGATAATCCAGATGCAGCAGTTCCGCTTGTTGTAGCTATATCGGCGCATCTATTTGTATTCTATTTTGGGATTATAGCAGATATAACACCTCCGGTTGCGCTTGCAGCGTTTGCCGCGGCTGGTATTTCAGGCGGGGATCCTATTAAAACCGGTGTTGTGTCAGCGAAGCTTGCTGTTGCAGCATTTATCATTCCGTATATGTTTGTATTCAATCCTGCGATGCTAATGATTGGCGCCTCCATTCCTGAAATTGTTTGGGTTGTTGCCACGGCGATTATTGGAATGATTGCGATTGGTGCGGGAATGATTGGCTATTGGTATCGTAAATGTAATTGGATTGAGCGTATTATTGCGCTCGGAACTGGATTGCTCCTTATCTATCCTGAAACAATTACGGATATTATTGGTTTGGTTCTTTTCGCAACAATGTTTGTGATTCAATGGTTGTCTAGGAATAAAGACAATAATAAAGTTGCAGTTGCTTCTTAAATAAAATGGCAGAACTCCCTTCGCTATTTATAGTGGAGGGGGTTCTACTTATTTTAGGAGTGAATCAATCTCGGAGTAGGGCTATTTTGAAAAAAGTCCAAAATTTGTTTTTATAATGTGATAAAATTTGATATGCTTCTACTATAGGAGATGAAAGAGTACTTTATACATATGAAGAAAAAGAGAGAGTTATTATTTAGAAGATAGTTGATTGTCGATGGAACAATGTTACCCATCGACAAAACAGCGAATACGTGCAAATTTTACATATATGGCGTTACTGTTGTGCCCGTGACAAGCGTCAAAAGTGAAAAGACTTGTATTATGAGTCAATGAATATTTTTTAACGATACCCGGGTAATTCAATTTTCACATAAATCGGTATTTTCTCACTTGCAATTAGACCGAAATAAATATATAGTCGATGTTCAGCATATAATACTTTAGACATAAAGAAAGATGAGAAGAGGGATGGGTAAATGCAGAAGAAGCAAAGAAAACCAAAGATGCAAGCAAAACAAAAAGAGCAAAAGAGACAAGGTGCTACCAGTAAAATTTCATTCAAATTATGGATACTCACCGTCTTGTTAAACGCTATAATTGGTACTGTAATTGGTTTAACAAGCTATCAATTTGCTAAAAAGGATATAGTAGTCATGAGTGGGAAATTTGATATAGTACTTCTAATTTTGGTCGTGGTAGGTATTGGTTCAGCTATTTTCTATGGTGTCATAAGGAAAAAGGTTGCCCTATTAAGTGATATCTCGCAAAACTCTCTACTAATTGCCGATGGTGATTTAACGGGTAAACAGCTTCCTGAATCGACTGATGAAATTGGTAAGATTGGTGTCTCTTTCAACCAGATGACGACTAATCTGCGTGCATTGCTAACAGATGTACAAGAAACTAGTAAATTATTAGTGACTTCGGCTAGTGAGCTGTCTGCTGTGTCAGAAGAAACGTCTGCAAGTAGCGATGAAATTGGCGCTGCCATGATGGAAATTACGACTGGTGCAGTTGGACAAGCGACTAATCTAGAGGATACAAATAAGAGCCTAGGCCTTTTAGTAGCTTCTGTTGGTAAAATGAATGATCAAAATCAGCATATTAAGGAAATTAGTGCGATTTCTGAGGATGCAACGGCAAAAGGACAAGACATTGTTGCGGTTCTAAAAAAGTCAAATGATGAATCGACGTTAGCAGCTGATCAAATCAGTGTTGGGATTACTAATCTTTATACGAAATTAAAGGATATTTCGACGATTACAGATGCGATTACTAATGTATCCTCACAGACGAATTTACTGGCATTAAACGCTAGTATTGAAGCTGCGCGGGCGGGCGAGCATGGTAAGGGCTTTGCGGTTGTAGCTGAGGAAGTAAGAAAATTAGCAGAGCAATCAAGTGTCTCAACGAACCAAATTCAGCAGATGATTATTGGAATCGAAAAAGAAGTAGAAGACACTGTGATGGCGATGATGACAACAACGACTATTTCCAATCAATTGAACACAGCTGTGAAGGATACAGAAGATGAGTTCAATAAAATTGCAGCATCAGTCCAAGAAACTTCAGCAGCAATGGAACAGTTAAACGTTGAAATTCTGCAAGTAACTGAACAGAGTACAGTTATCACTGACGCTATTCAAAATGTATCAGCAATTGCGGAGCAAACTGCTGCATCTGCGGAAGAAGTGACTGCATCTGTGGATGAACAATCACAAGCAATTGCGAGTGTGACAAAGCTTGCACAAGGGTTAACGGATTTAAGCGAAAGAGTAAGCGAAGCGATTCGAAAATATAAAATATAATTTGAATTAAAATAGAAAATATCTCCTACAACCAGAAATGGATGTGGGAGATATTTTTTAATCCTTTTTTTAAGGTTATGTAGCATTGTCATAGGGGTTGTCTACTTTATGCCATATGCTAGTAAACAAGGTGTTGTTACTACATATGGTAATCAGACCTTAGTAGGAAGGGAGGGAAAAATATATGGCCTATACAAACATTAATAACTTTGTTCCGACATCACTCTATCCACTCAAAGCACCATATGTTATGGTGCCGGAATACATTACAATCCATAATACTGCCAATGATGCGGCGGCCATTAACGAGATTGCTTATATGATACGTAATAAGAATGCCACGTCGTTCCATGTCGCAATTGACGATAAACACGCTGTGCAAGGAATTCCATTCAATCGTAACGGATGGCATGCTGGGGATGGTAATGGGACTGGCAACCGCAAATCTATTGGGATTGAAATTTGTTACTCGAAATCAGGCGGTGCTACCTATAAGGCGGCCGAAGCAAATGCCATTGAATATATTGCTCGTTTACTCAAACAATTTGGCTGGGATGCGAATCGAGTTAAATGGCACCGGGATTGGAGTGGTAAACAATGCCCGCACCGTATCATTGGAGAAGGTCGTATGAATTCTGTCCATAACGCGATTGAAAAACGCCTGACTGAATTGAATACGAATACATCTATAGGATCAAAGGAGGGGATACGCATGTTTAGTCCAAGTTCTGCCACGTTGAAAATTGCCTTCGAACAATACTTAGCAGATGCTGTTAAGGATGGTTTATTGACGGAGAAATGGTTAACTGACTTTAAGGAAGGAAAGCTGTCACTAGACGACGCACTTGCATTGAAAGTCATTGTTGACCAGAGAGGGAAAAAAGGATAATTGCTATTGCGGGGAAAATATAAGTACTTGAGTGCATTTAAATTTACTAGTTCTAAATACCATTGTATACTATCTGTATTAATACTAAACGACTATGAAGTGTATAGAGCTAAAAATAGGTTGAAAGGAGTTAAAGTAATGGAAGCACAAGAATTATTAGTTAAAATTAATCAGAGTATCGAAAATCTAGATTTGATATCGGCAAGAAGATATATTGAGGAAAATCTAGAGTTGTTACGAAAAAACAGACATCATCTTTCCAAAAATGCAAGAGAATTATTTGATTACCTTCAAAGTGAGTCTAATTCTTCGACAAACAATTATAATCGCCGCGAACTCCACATGATTAACACCATCAACACTTATGCCACTCGATTTGATGTACGAGGCCTCAGATTATCAGTCAAAAATAATGCGGATTTACTGATGAAAAAAGATATTCGCCTCTATTTAAATGCAGATGCCAAGATTCTTTTAGAAGGTATGAAAGCTATTCAGGTGAGTTAAGTGCCCAGTAGCTAATATTCAAAAAAGTGACCCTTTGAAAGGTCACTTTTTTAATGTCTTTAAAATAAAGCTAACAATTAGTACAAAGATAATAGCACCGATTAAAGTAGGAATAATGAAAAATCGACCTATTTCTGGTCCCCACGAACCTAGCAGGATAGAACCTAACCAGCCACCTATCAAACCTGCAATAATGTTACCAATAATTCCTCCAGGTATATCTCTTCCGATAATCATTCCTGCAAACCAACCAAGTACACCACCAACAATTAAAGTCCATAGTAAGCCCATTTATTCATCACTCCTAGATTTGTATATAACTCTATTCCCAGTTACCAATATTTAAAACAAAAAAACACCAACCTCTAAAGGATGATGTTTTCTATAAACTCTTGGTACGTATGACTTTCTAAGTATGGTCCCAGACGGGCTCGAACCGCCGACCCCTACCTTGTCGAGGTAGTGCTCTCCCAGCTGAGCTATGGAACCTGGGAAGTTATCGTGTGCATCTGCTTACTGCACAAATTCTATTATAGCCAATCTGTAAAAGAAGTCAACACTTTTTCAAAACAATTGATCTGGATTTAGATCAAGCCTTCGACGGATGTCTCGGGTTGTGGGGTATAATAAACGATAGAATTAGATAAAAGGGGTGTTTTCAATCGAAAGACAAATTGAACTACCATTTGTTTATGATTTTGACCGTGCGCTGGATAGGCTTGCAACCAACCCTGTTAATGCGGTTGATTGCGCGCAGCGACTGATTCGCATTCCGATGCAAGAAGGGAATGTTGTAACGCTTCGAGGGACGGGAACAACAGAGAAACCAGTTTTCACGATGCAAGGGGTGTTCAGTGATTTACAATTTGAAGAGATCAAAATGATTTTTCACTTCGACAGGGCTCTTGACGGCGTTCAAGCGCATTTTGTTGGTACGGATTTGGAGTCGCTTTTTATAGATCATGCAGGGACTCCGCTCATTAGAAGTTTTTCGTTATATGGAGATCTTATGACGAGTATTATCCATCAGCAGTTAAATCTATCATTCGCCCACACCTTGACTATGCGTTTTGTAGAGTCGTTTGGAGAGCAAGTGGACGGTGTATGGCGCTATCCGTCGCCTGAACGAATTGCTTTACTGGGTGTCTCAGAGTTGCGTGACAGGCAGTTTAGCACACGGAAGGCGGAATATATCATTGGTTTGTCGCAGTCGATTGTAGAGGGGGCGCTAGACCTTGAACAATTCAAAAGGATGGATGATGCAGAGGTAGTGGCTAAGTTGGTCGCATTTAGGGGAGTTGGACCTTGGACAGCGCAAAATTTTTTGATGTTTGGACTAGGACGCCCGAATTTATTTCCATTAGCGGATATTGGCTTGCAAAATGCTTTGAAAAAACTATGGGGGATGGATCGTAAGCCCACTAAAGAGGAAATGCTAGATCGTTTTCCTGATTGGTCACCGTATTTAAGTTACGCCGCCTTATATTTATGGCGTAGCATTGAGTAAAGGTAGTCCAGTTTTCAAGATTCGTTGTCCAGTTTCGGGAAAAGGTTGTAGAGTTCCCGTAATTGGTTGGACAGTTCGTCCTAGGTTGTACAGTTTTCAGAGTTTATTGCACTGTTAGAACAAAAAGCTGAATAATTTACGTCTCCACATAAAAAAACAGCTTTTCCGCAATCATTTGGAAAAGCTGTTTTAAGGTTCGCTTGAAATGAGGATCATCGGCACAGTTCGTCCGTTTACTATCAGTGTGGTAGCTCCTGTGCTTGTTCTTCCTCGTTAAAATACAGGAAATTTTCTTCCTCTAGTTCGTTGAACCGTTCTTTATTAATACCTAGTGAAAGGTCGCCTTCAAAAATCGTTTCCCACCAAGTTTCAGTTGTTGTCATGTCTATTTCCTCCTTAATAGTCTTTGTTGTTTGAACATTCTTTTCCCTTGAATGCTATACTATAAAACATAGAAGGGCGAAAAGGATTCGTATGGCCTATCCTTTTTCCTTCGATTAAAGTAAGATGAATCATCGTGAAAAAGGGGATAATCTCATGAGAAAAGTTACTTTTGCCATTGTCGGAACAGGAATTGTTGGCGAACGGATCATTAAACAACTACTACAAAATACTGAGGCAACGATTGTTGCTTTGTTTGATGAAAACGGAAAGCGATTGAAAAAAATGGCGGATACATATGGACTGTATGCGGCATCCTCTTATGATGAAGTACTTTCCCTGAAGCCGGACTGGGTCTATATTGGTACACCACCCGTGTCGCATGCAGGGCTTAGCGAGCAGGCGATTGCCAAAGGATTGAATGTGCTTTGTGAAAAGCCCCTGGCGCATGATGTGGCAAACGGCCTAGTGATGTCTACGGCAGCTGCAGGCAAAAGCAGTATCAAGACGGCAATGCATTTTCCACTCCTTTACAATCCGGCAGTTCGGCATATGATGCAGCTTGTCGATGAAGGTGCCATTGGAAAAATCCTTCGAGTTGAACTACAAACGCATTTCCCACATTGGCCGCGCGCCTGGCAACAAAATCCTTGGATTGCTTCGCGTGAACAAGGTGGCTTCACACGTGAAATTTTTCCGCATTATTTTCAGCTTATGTACAGGATGTTTGGTCAATTGTCGATCACTTCCCATGAAACCGTTTATCCTGAAGATGAAACGCTTGCAGAAATGGGTGTCTTAGCAATCGGAAAAACAAAAGGCGACATTCCTTTTTTGGTGAATGGTATTGCAGGAATTGGTCAGCAAGAAGAACTGTCCTATACAGTATATGGAGTAGAAGGTGTTCTGAAACTGCGTAATTGGTCGGAACTTAGCAGAGCACAAAAAGACAGTCCTTTTGAAATATTGACATCCTTCGATTCTGTGAATTCGTTAACGGATGAGTGTATTTTAGCTGTTAATGGTGAAAAATCGCTACTTGTATCCTTTGATGAAGGACTGGAAGTGCAAAGGTTGATCGATCAGCTGCTAGAGTAAATATGAATGGAGGAACCGTTATGAATTTTACTGCACAAGATGTAGAGACGATGATTGCAAGCCAGCGAAATTTTTATTTTACAGGGGAAACGCGAAGTGTAGCTTTTCGTATTGCGATGCTTTCAAAGCTAAAGGAAGCGATTCAGTTAAATGAGGAAGCAATTTTGGAAGCACTTCATTTAGATTTACGAAAAAGTCCCTTTGAATCGTATGTAACGGAAATAGGTTTTGTCCTTTCAAGCATATCGCATATGATTAAAAATCTGGAGCAGTGGATGGAGCCGGAAGTGGTCAAGACGCCTATTCATCTGCAACCAGCGAAAAGTTTCATCGTGCGCGAGCCATACGGATCTGTACTTATTATTGGGCCATTCAATTATCCATTTCAGCTAGTGATGGAGCCACTTGTTGGTGCAATTGCAGGTGGTAACTGCGCAGTTGTTAAACCGTCAGAGACTACAATCCGTACGGGGGCAATCCTGAAGGAGATTTTGACGGCTATTTTTCCACCGGAGTTTGTTCGCGTTGTTGAAGGAGAGCAGAAAGAAACCTCGGCGCTTATTCACGCATCGTTCGACTATATTTTCTTTACAGGAAGTGTAGCTGTTGGGAAAGTAGTCATGAAAGCGGCGGCGGAAAGATTGACGCCGATTACGCTTGAGCTAGGTGGGAAAAGCCCTGCGCTTGTCGATCAAACCGCGGATATAGCAAAAGCGGCTGAACGAATCGTATGGGGCAAATTCGTTAACAATGGACAGACCTGTGTTGCACCTGATTATGTAATGGTGCATCACACCGTGAAAGAAAAGCTCGTCAAAGCAATGTGTGTGGCGATTCGCAAGTTTTACGGAGAGGTGGCTTCGGAAAGCTTAGATTACGGTAGGATTGTCAATAATAAGCATTTTAGTCGTTTACTCGCGATTCTTGAGAAGGATCGTGCACATGTAGTTTATGGGGGCAATTTCGACCGCAAGGATTTATTTATTGAACCGACAATTCTCGACAATATATCATGGGATAATGCTTCAATGGAAGATGAAATTTTCGGCCCGATTTTGCCGATATTGACTTACGATAATCTTGGAGAAGCCGTGCACCGCATCCGTCAACTGCCAAAGCCACTTGCGGCTTATATGTTTACGGAAAACGAGCAGGCCTCGACATACTTCACAGATAATTTGCCGTTTGGTGGCGGCTGCATTAATGACACAATTACGCATGTAGGCAATGGGAACCTACCGTTTGGTGGTATCGGTCCATCAGGGATGAACGCTTATCATGGGAAATATAGCTTTGAAGCATTTACACATGCCAAAGCGATGATGAAAAAAAGTACAACGATTCCGATGAATATCGCGTTTCCTCCATATGGTCAAAAACTAAAAATAGTAAAACCGCTTATCCGTTAAGGACAGCGGTTTTACTTATGTTATCGGCACTGTAAGAACGATCTCTGTACCTTCGTTAATAACGCTAGAAACGCTCATTGTACCACCTTGGTCAGTGATGATTTTTTTCGAAATCATCATACCAAGCCCTGTACCTTCAAGTTTCGTCGTAAAGAAAGGCTTGTAAAGATTGTCCAACGTTGTCTGATTCATGCCAGATCCGTTATCAAGAATTATGATTGAAATGCTGTTTATCTCGCGAGTCAGAGTAATGGTTATGTCTCCCTTTTCACCAATTGCCTCACAGGCATTTTTCAATAAGTTAATGAAAACCTGCTTCATCCCATCCTCATTGCCATTATTCGTCACAGTGTTGGCAGGAATAGAGGAATTGCAAGCAATGGACCGTTTAGCAAACTCAGGCTCGAACATGACGATAACATCTCGTAGCGTTTGCTCGATGAAAAATGCGGTGAATTTCTTTAGATTCGGTCTAGATAACACTAGAAATTCACTTACAATCAAATCAATGCGGTTGATTTCACTATGTATAATATCTGTGTATGTACGATAGGGATTGGTAGGATCGCTGTTTATAATTTGGATGAAGCCTGAAATCGATGTCAGTGGATTACGCACTTCGTGGGCAACACTTGCTGCAATTTCACCAATGGCTTTGACCTTTTCGGTATCAATTACTAATTGTTCAGCTTGAAGTCTTAGTGTAATATCACGTGAGATGAATGTCATAGCGACAATCTCTCGTTGTTTATTATAAACAGGAGTAATGGTTAGTTCTGCATCAAATATCACTCCATCTTTGCGCATTTCTTTTGTGCGCAGTAGGGGAAAGCTTTTCCCCTGTAAAACAGACCTTGTTCGTTCTTCGACTTCCGCATCTTCGGAGGAAGGAAATAACCTGGGTGATTTCCCGATACATTCCGTTTCTTTCCAGCCATAGATTTTTTCAAATGCAGGATTGACTTTAATAATTTTTTGGTCCAAGCCAAAAACGACAATGGCGTCTTCTGAATGCTCAAAAAAGAGATCGAGATAGCCTTCTTTTGACATGAGGATAGTATCCATTCTTTTGTTTTCAGTAAACATGCTATTCCACTGAGGGGAAATTTTAAAGGTATACAACAAACAGAGAAAAGCGACCATGAAGAAGATGGACACAATATGATAAATTTCCACTGCCCCACTACCTGAAAGATAGCTGGCATGATGAAAATAGCACAAAAAACCTAGTTGGGCGGTAGTGATAGTAGTCATAAAGAAGTTGATACGGGAAACATTGTAGATAATTGTTAGGAACATTGGGAATATCAAGTAAAGCAAGTTCGATAAATCAGGTACGAATAAGTTGATGAGAAATATGTATAAGTTATAGGTAATAATGATGACTAGACGCAAGGAAAGAGGATTCATGTCCAGTCGTTGCATGATAATGAGCGCAGCGATAGATGTAACTCCGAATAGTGCCGTGCTTGTTTCGTAGATATTATGTAAAAAGGGTACAAAAATAAGATGAACAATGACGCCTGCGACGAAAAAAAGTATAATAAACTTGTTGCGTGAATGGATGATGGTTGAATGTTCCATTAGGCACCTCGACTAAATTCAATTCTTTATACTAATATCATACACGATTCCACGCCTACATAAAATAATGATATTCAGCGTGGACGAGAGGGGTAATGGAAATGACGATGAAATTGAATGAGAAACGTACAATCGAACTATTGAAAAAACTAGTGGAAACACCAAGTCCATCAGGTTATACGGAGAAAGTGATGGAGCTTATTACACAACAATTCGATGATATTGGGGTTGCCTACAAAAAAACGAATAAAGGAGCGGTTATTGCCACAATCGAGGGAGTAGACACAGCACGTCATCGTTTGCTTACTGCCCATACGGATACACTTGGCGCGATGGTAAAAGAGATTAAAAGTGATGGTCGGTTGAAATTAACGATGGTTGGAGGTTTTAACTGGAATGCGGTGGAGGGCGAATATTGCCTTATTCATACAGCAGGTGGCAAAGAGGTGCGTGGGACAATCTTGATGCATCAGACAACGGTCCATGTCTATAAAAATGCTGGAACTGCGGAACGTAGCGCGGATAATATTGAAGTACGTATTGATGAAAAGGTAACGGATGCGGCTGGCAGTCGTGCACTCGGTATTGAGGTAGGCGATTTCGTATCCTTTGATCCGCGTTTTGAAGTGACGGACAGTGGATTTATTAAATCACGTCATTTGGATGATAAAGCGAGTACGGCATTGTTGCTAGAGCTTGTGCGTTCACTACAAGAGCAAGGAACTACGCTCTCGAATACAACGCATTTCTATATTTCTAATAATGAAGAGATTGGCTTTGGTGGAAACTCCAATATTCCTGAGGAAACAGTCGAGTATATTGCTGTTGATATGGGTGCGATTGGAGATGGACAAACGTCGGATGAATATACGGTGTCGGTTTGTGCTAAGGATTCAAGTGGTCCTTATCATTATGCGTTGACGCAGCATTTGACGGGGCTTTGTAAAGAAGGCAGAATTCCATTTAAATTAGATGTTTACCCGTATTATGGTTCAGATGCATCTGCTGCGATTCGGGCAGGCTTTGATGTCAGACATGCTTTGTTTGGACCAGGTATTGAATCATCACACGCATTGGAGCGGACACATATGGATTCTTTGACAGCAACTGCGCAATTGCTTTATGCGTATGTTACTTCAACGATGATGGACTGAACGGAGGTTTTTTGATGGATACAGCAACGTTATTGTCAGTATTAGCAGTTAAACAAGTGGCGGGAGTAACACCGCTGACCGTGACGGATATTGCGGTGGATTCGCGTGCGGTGAGTGCCGGTGGCGTTTTTGTCTGCATCGAAGGCTTTACGGTGGACGGTCATGATTATGTAGATAAGGCAGTAGCTAATGGTGCAAGAGTAATTGTTGCTTCGAAACCGGTTGCAGTCGATTTAGATAAAGTCGCAGTTGTCACTGTCGATGATACGTCACGGGCTATCAGTTTGTTGGCGTCCCGTTTTTATAATTATCCTTCCAAGCAAATGATGATGATTGGTGTAACCGGTACAAATGGCAAGACGAGTGTTAGTGGTATTATCCAGGCTATTTTGCAGTTAGCAGGTGAGAAGTCGGCTGCATCGGGAACGATTGGCTTTAATGTGGATGGGACGTTGTATGAAACGGATAACACAACGCCGGATACGCTGACGACACAGGGCATGATTGCACAGGCGGTAGCAGAGGGCTGCAAGACGATGACGATGGAAGTGTCCTCGCATGGACTTGTGGAAGGCCGTTTAGCGGGCGTGGAATTTGATATTGCCATTTTTACCAACTTGACGCATGACCATCTTGATTTCCATGGGACGATGGA
Proteins encoded:
- a CDS encoding M42 family metallopeptidase, with product MTMKLNEKRTIELLKKLVETPSPSGYTEKVMELITQQFDDIGVAYKKTNKGAVIATIEGVDTARHRLLTAHTDTLGAMVKEIKSDGRLKLTMVGGFNWNAVEGEYCLIHTAGGKEVRGTILMHQTTVHVYKNAGTAERSADNIEVRIDEKVTDAAGSRALGIEVGDFVSFDPRFEVTDSGFIKSRHLDDKASTALLLELVRSLQEQGTTLSNTTHFYISNNEEIGFGGNSNIPEETVEYIAVDMGAIGDGQTSDEYTVSVCAKDSSGPYHYALTQHLTGLCKEGRIPFKLDVYPYYGSDASAAIRAGFDVRHALFGPGIESSHALERTHMDSLTATAQLLYAYVTSTMMD